The sequence CTCGGTGTCTAAAATACGCTTACATGAAGCACGCCTGTGATCAAACGTTTCGAGTCCCAAGAGCAGAGACCAAAATAGAGGGCGCTTTAAAATGGAAGACCGTCGAGCTGATCGACAAAGGAGTTGCAAGAACAAAGCTAAGCCAACAGCCCCTAACCAAACAAACGGTAGTGATAAAAAGTCGACACAGGAAGCACATCCAGCCGGAATGGAAGAAGACAATACAAATTCCAACGATGGGACTGGCAGTGACGATGGAAATGTAAGTTTTGTAGAAAACACAATGAAAGCTAACCAGACATTACATTATCAGCTTACTATTTGGATTACCTTCTACATTTTAAGTATGTATGCTCATGgacagtaaaaaaataaattgtttgtaGAATGACACATAAGAACAATTATAAAAATGTCATATCGGTGTAGGCTAAGTATATTTTAGctgtattgtttgttttaaatgttttctgtATTTATCATCACAAGCTcataatttattaaattgttCCTAATATTTGTTAGGCCACACTTAGGCgagaatatatttttaataggCCTACATGTTAAATAATTGTCACTATGAATATGACACGTGACGATAAGAATATGGAATTTATAGATTTTAGACGAATTTATTCCtaattatattgtacatgtagatgaacTACAAATATAGCTTGCATATTAAGGTTGAACATACATTGACCTGAATTATTTGATCTTCATACATATGGTTTGTACACTGAAAAGATTGAAACAGAATAGCTTAAAGTTGATAAGTATGTGCAGgtataaaaaatttaaatcatCTTATTTATCAACCAGAATTTGAAGAATAACATTTCTTGAATGTATTGAATTCAACTGTCAATATTCAAAGGAAAAATAAATGgaacattgtttttttattatttatatacacgCAGCTAAGCcattaattatataagtaaATGTAAGTAGTATGTGTAACAACACCTCATTGCTCAATGTCCAATATTGAGaatgtttcaattaaaaaaaaatctctttttatgtttgtttagaCTGTGACAAAGCAGTTACGTATGCTGACATTTGCGAACCCAGGCAAGTTTATGGATAACTTTGATCCAGAAAGAAGTGCCAGAGAGATGAGGAAGATGAACAGAAGGATATACAGAGAGAAGTAATTATCTTCTTTGTCCAGCATGGTCCATTTGTCGATCTTTCTAAAGTGCTAGTCTTATTGCCACTATTCTTGAAAAGCACCAAAATgatcttttttaaaattttatatgtagatcTCTCTGTATACTGACCCTATAACATCCTCAacactccagggattactatcactaaTGTAATATctcccctggactatctcatagtaaaactgtaCCATTGCCTGCAGTTTTACTATGGATAGATACAAATATATAGAATTATAGTGGTAGTAGCCCCTGGAGTATCATGGATGACCCTATTATACATGACCCTCCTCCTGAGGAGGCATGTTCTCGTACCTGGAAACAAATGAACAGTTGGGGTACGTTAAACCCCTCAACTCAGGAGGCATGAAGTTCACTTATCTTGATGAAATATGAATACCACATGATttccatttttcttttgaacAGTGATTTTTGGCTTCTtttgtacagtagtttgtgAGATGTCTAAATTTGTCCCCATTAAGTGCTTCTCAAATTTCTCAATGTCTGAAGCCTCCAGAGTACAAATGAAACATTTAGTAATTGGGTCAAATGTGGTAATTGCACCACAATTATTTTAAGTGTATTTTGCCATTTAGTTCTATACaatttacttatatataataccTACTAAATTGATTAGAATTTATGactttggactgaagaaggccctatagtggctgaatatatattccattgaaattattttgaatttattttggtcttttatttcggattattaatatactagttttatacagtttttacctcattatgatTAGAATTAGACTTGTCATTTCACTCTTTAACAATGCTGTGTGTTAATGCATTCCTATGCAAGTATACAATTTCTtaaatttgtttacagtatCCGTAAGAACCAACTGTATGATGAGACTGGTGTCCTACTAGACAATAGCCTGGATCTGTGTGACTGTCTCGACATGGAATGTGAGGGCTGCCACTTCCCTTGTCCAAAGTGTGGCTCTGAAAAATGTGGCACTGAGTGCCGCTGTTGTCGGAAGTGGTTTTACGAACATGTGGAAGTAGAAGGTACAAACTTAACTTTAAAGTGGCCTATTCCAGCACAGACACCCACGACAACAAGTTAGCGTCAGGATCGTTTTATTTTATCGGATTGGTGGTCTATTCATGCAGACACTGGATCCTATAGATGGCAGCAAGTTTGGATTTATGGATAActcaaaaatatatgtatccTATCACAACACAAAAACAGAGTAATTGTCTTATTGATATTTTCAGTGGCTTATAACATCACTTGTTCCTATAGCAACAAGTTAGTGCATTAGAGTCACCAGGCAACATAAGAAAATAGTGGGGGGGGGGAAACCAATGGCCTATTCCGTATTTGTATCTGGTTATCTGTCCTTATGGGTAGGTATTCaaattgattgtgatgtcatcagTTTGTAAGCATTGCATCatacttttcaaagaaaataaaatgtaagtTGCTTACAAAATAAGAAGTCACAATGAATccgcaagggagttaactctgttaTAAGCAAACTTAGAATTCCAACACTATGCCAGATTCCTATGCCAGCAAATTTGAATCAGTGATAAAACTCGACCAATTGTGAGCGTATATAGCATCAAGTTTGAATTAGTTGATAATGCCTAAAACACAGGTTGCTATGGCAACGAGTAATCACATTACAGCCCACTGACATCAGGTTAGCTGAATCCATGGCCCATGACATTGGTTCTGAACCTATTCACCCCTGGAGatcatttagactcttctattTCAAAGGCTAGAATAGTCCATTTTGTAATAtcagggtgaatgagttaagattGAGACAAAAACATCTTCTGACGATAAGCCAGTTTCCTAAGAAAATTCTAGTgctacattataaatatttaggaATTAAACTTAAGCTCTATGTCCTATACTTCAGTGCAAGATctcagtttttttttcaatgtattgaacacaaaaaaatgaaaagggaTGTGTGTTTACTGATTGAATAACGTGTATGCCAGCTGTATTTACTGCTTACCTGCGAATAGAAAATAAAGGGAGGCAACCAGTAAAGACTTACAGATGTATGGATATATAGCTCTCTTCAGGATAAGATTTAAAAACCTTACTTATTGAAAGATaccctttttatatatatagacaagTATCACTTATATAGAGATGTCCTTTGTAGCATATTTGACAGtaaaagcatatatatatactgggtaaaagatatgatgaaaatataagattttctgatttattagcgattttaaaaatttcaatatGGAATGGTTgaagttttatatataaacactgtatacagttgttgactgggggtgagggcaacagatgatttgttggacccgaagGCAAACTTGCCCGAGGCCAAAGGCTGAGGCCAACTGTTTGTGTGAgagtccaacaaatcatctgttactcaaaaacccagtcgataagttctgttttgttataccccattgtgacgtcacttgGGTCAAACAGCtcattttaacagttctttggaccgctcgatggaacagttcatttattggcatttttgtcaagAGAAATTATATAGTAAACTATTTTTTAGGGGTATAACAATATACTTTACTGTTAAACTTGCTACAATAGACACCACTATATAAATGACAGATTCATTGTCAAACCATGTTGGTGCCTGGCATTTATAACAATTCTGTACAATTGTATATGATTGACCTCTGTATATATGATACCTGTCTTTAGAGGACATTTGCTAATGTCCGTTTGATTTCCATTAAAgttaggtacatgtattaatttgtATGTTCACATTTTAAATTCCACCGATTTTTTTCCTCTTGATTATTAAATGGTTATAATAAAAACTATTCATTAGCTTTCATATATTGTTACAGAGTAAAAATGTTAGAAGGGTATGTTTGTCGAAAGAAATTGTATGtcttcattaattttttttgcagTTGTGGAAAGATTTATTAAATCATGGACCCctgaaattccataatggactgttctagtccttgatttaggagagtctaaatgtgtcttcaggaggtgaatgagttaaaagtTCTGTGCAGGCTGATTAAGCTGGACATGTTGATGAATCTATATATCTGATGGAAGATTTATGTAAGCAAACCAAAATGCAGATAGCCAGTTTTCAAAGTGAcagaacattttgttttcttggcatttatttttgaagtaaggaaaaaacatgaaaaatattgatgatATGGCAACTAACCGTGTATGAGTGGCTGTTTcgattctgattggttgaaacaTCTCATTTGTATGATAATCATTGAGGTCAAGATGAATCATGATAATATAACCCCTGTTTTGTTTCCATCAGATTGTCATTGATATAGCATAcagttttaatgtacatgtacattataatatTCTGAATTGCATTATACAGAGTTATGTGTCCTTGCAGGGTAGATCACAGggtactataatatatatacaattgtatataaatactgttggATAAAaaattgtgccaggtccctgtggggagaaattaattgtgacatcatgttcTAATTGTGAGTTTAATTaagataatatttttcaaagaaaaggATGTGAATTTTGCtctcaaaataatgacatcactaTGAATATATGTCTTCACACAGGGGAGGTAAGTTatagtaactctgtaatatgcatagacagaatataaaattaacaaagatgtatatttacagtttaacTTTCTTGTAACAGAACaatcattatgtatatttacagtttaacTTTCTTGTAACAGAACAATCATTATTGTGATCTGGAGAAAAGGAAATAGAAGGCACCAGTTACTTAACATTTTCTGATAAAAAAGAAGTCCTGATAATTCTGACTCCGATAGTCTGGAAAACTCACAATACAGGCTGTGATATCAGGGAACAGATTCGGTTATTGATAAAGTGAATGGAATCCAGCAGTTTGGAAAATTTGCAAGCTTACAATTCGGGCTAGGGATGCAAGTGCTCGAATTATCAAAGGTCAgctgtttatatagaaataccAATAATGcagctttttatttttttctgtagttTAATAAAACCCACAAAAAATATTCTACAGAAGATTCTATCCCTTTGGACTTGAGGAAAAGATGTTGGCAAAGCTGAATACAGATGAGAATACACGTCCAATGCTACGGAAGAAACCCTTTTTGGGAACTTGTGGTTGTGTAGTGGGGCTGGAGTGTTGTCCAGGCCAACCCTGGTACATATTGGGTCCCATAGGATAGGGTCCCTGCTGGTATGGACCATATGGTCCAGGAGGTGGATATGGTCCAGGCGATGGATATGGTCCAGGCGGTGGATATGGTCCAGGAGGTGGGTATGGTCCAGGAGGTGGGTATGGTCTTGGTCCTGGTCCAGGGCCCATCCTGTTAGGTGGGCCTGGTGGAAAGCGGCCTGGGGGTCCCATTCTGTTAGGACCTGGCCCTGGACCCATTCTATTAGGACCTGGCCCGGGGCCCATTCTGTTAGGCCCTGGTCCCATTCTGTTAGGCCCTGGTCCCATTCTATTAGGGCCTGGTGGATAAGGGCTAGGTCCTGGATCCCTATATGGCCCCTGTTGCCAAGGGGCTGGACCCATCATGTATGGCGATGGTGGGTAGTAGCCATATGCAGGTGCTGGAGTAGACGCGACCTCTGGTGCTTTTTCTGTAAAACGACAAACAAAATCCAAAATCTGGCATATATCATGAAAAGAACACCAAAAATCTCCAAAATAAAGACCTCagataaaacttttaaaattttaaatgaagGCTAAAAAATGTTAAACGTATCTTCTTGGTTAAGTTGCATAGACAATTTTGAATGTTTTGCCGTGACAAGATTGATTTGGCCTTTCAGGACTCCCGTGCATCCACATCATTTTCGTTTTcgttttagaattaatactgatcaCGTTTATACACTAAATTTATACTTGAATATTATTATGATATGAAGAAATTGCAacataacaaaatttattcatCCCCTCAAAGTTGTACGATCGCAAACATGTCTCCCATGAATTTCTAAAATACCCATTAGATTCATTGCACGAGTTCTTTGAAGACATGCCGAAATGTACCCCAACCCCACAACAATGTCAATTAGAGATCTTTCGGTAGAAACCAGTGGCAAATGTTATTGATAACAGCATTTCACAAACTTGCACCAAACCCTGACGCCAGGGTGATCCCATAAGCCCACTCTCTTTGAAGGGCAAGTTGTTTCTTATTCCAGCTGGCTAGTCCCTTTTCAGACTAGCAGTATGGGCCAGGTATGtggattttgttttaaaaatggaTTGATCATAATCCGGCTCACTCTTCGACACCAAATGATACATTTTAGCAAAAAGTTgctcgaaaaaaaaaaaaaaaactttgaatttttttcaaatggaaATATCCGAGCATATGCAGTATAAGAAGTATAGGACGAAATCTAGTCGCAAGTTCATCTTGCCTTTCGTATTAGAAAAAGCAGTGTTGCGTGAACTTCTGGGTGTGAATAAAGTACattataaaattcaataaacaaaaataaaacgtAATCGTTTGTAAAGGAAGAATTGATACAAAGTTTATGTATACTCAAAcaacatttaatatttacttacTTCTGAATAGGAAACCGCATGTCGATGGTATTAAGAGTATCAAAGCTAGAACCGAAAATCGAAAGACTTGCTTTAGTGTCATGTCCAATTGTAGATACACCATCGTGATAAATTTTCGTAAACCTCGATGAACACCAAGGAGTGGTCGTCAGTGTGAGAAGAATTCGGTTGGTTGGGTAAGTGATGGGTAGCTATCAATCATTATTCTGACGTGTACCGATATCCTCATGACTACACGGAATTACCTGTTTGGAAATCCAAAAACATCATTTACCTTTcctttcaatcggaaattttaCATCAACTTGGCAGAATATTGTCACGTGTAAAGTAGCAACCAACCTTTGTCCTTTGACAGCGTAATGTTCATGGTTTAagcattctcgatactccaggggttactaacaGTGTCGttatatatccacccctggactatttcatagcaaaactgaaggcagttcgggagagagaaaaaagccgaaacttcttttgaaattaaCAGAGACACTGACGCCACACAGTCAACAACATTATGGCGTTATTCGATACCTTTATTTACaccaaaggaccaaactaccttcTCTTTCCATCTGTGGTCGCACGCACAGCTTtctttgttatgaaatattcaaGGGTGGATATAGCGTCTgcgatagtaactcctggaatatcgagaatgCTTAGACATTTGTGAtcccaaggacgtatatgagacttataaatTCTTGGTGATCCATATTtttggttctgtaacagtgtGGAAAATACCACAAGACCATTTTACAAACTTGCATTATTGTTTTTCAATAACTAAACTTGTAATAAAGGACTTTGTATCATAATGTGTTTTCGCCGAAAACTTTTCAGTATTCAATGTTGATTTACGTGCAGTTTTTGTGTCCTTCTTGGACAATGTATTTGTGTCAAAATTCAGGGAACCTGTGTTCAGCGGTTGTTCGTCCCCTTGTCTCATGTGTCTATAGGACCAAGAAAATGTGTGCATGAAATTCAAGAAATGGCCGACGTATTTCAGTATGCGCTTATAACACTCATTTTCATTATTAGGTCCTAAACTCAGAAAGAAAATCATACTTTTCGTATCCTCTGTATCAATTACATTCTTAAATCACAGCATttctgtttaaatatttttaaatatatttagatGTTTCAGTTTTCATAAATGTCGTCTGCCAGTCTTCGTGATAATCCTGGCTATTGAACTAGTGTGAATTACCTTAATGTCTTAACACAAATGGTTCATTATACGATATAAAAATCTTAGACAAAAAAAATGTCGGTTTAGGGTTACATGGCAAAAAATAAAGTCGGTAGGTAGGGATTTTATGGTTAAATATTAGTGTCTCGCACTCTTGACTTTGAAAGAAAGTATTAACAGCTTAGATTGGCCTATAAAACTATTAATAGGAGTACCTTTTAGGTACATTTAGGGTCGgtcaggtaaccctaaacagatatTAAAAAATGGCCTTATAAGACATTATCTTTCTTTTATTGTATGGTTTCGTATTATAACAAATGTTGTTGATAATTCCGCAGGTTTGGCATTCTACGTACTTGTTACCCATCCCTTAATTTCGTCAAAGCAAACAAAGTGTTAATTTTCGTATCCTTGCATCACAAGAGGAAGCTAATTATACGCAAATCTGTTCGTCCCTCGCCCCTAAAGACTGCTAATTATAAGCTAATATGTAGATTGAAATGACGTAAAAGTTCCATCCCCAAACATTGCATCTTGCCAATCCCTTGCAGACCTACACTATTCCATCATGGTTAACCAATTGTACCGGAAAACGGTGGTTCCCGATATTTTAGCAAGTAAATATTCTCTTATGGTAGAACTCTACCTAAAACAGAAAAACTAGTTGGGTGTTTTTAACATGAACGTGTGTATCCAATCGAAAGTTGAAAAGAAAAGGTCTCCGAACATCTCCTTGGCTTACGCTGTTGAATAAACGATCTATgaacaaaacattaaaatggTTTCTACTGGACAAATGTACCGGTCCCTGCCAAAACGATAAGACATCCCTGTATGGCCAACATAGCATAATGACAGTGTTATGTACATCGGcatacagatttttttataagtttaaGTTTCTTTAAGAATATTAAATTACGACTTGGATATTAGAAGGTATAAAACCAGTACGAGCCAGGTCGAATGAAGCATGCTTTTCTCCCTTTTGGGGGAGGCAAATGgatcttttgtttacattttgattacCTTGttcacaaaattaatattagCTCAAATGAAAGTTCGCAGTAATATTATTCGATTCTAcagttttgaaatgttttttccTACATATGCTGTTTTTGCATCAGATATGTATGTTGACTCAGCATTTTATGAGATAAACTTGGTATGAAGCtagtatttatatcaataatccgaaataaaaggccaaaataaattcaaagtgaaataaaaaatcatgTCTACGGAATCATCATTCTAAAATAAGTGTTTCAAAGAATTTGATATTTCCATTCATGGCACTGTCATTTATGCCAGacagtcatattttttttttttttttcgtcgATGTGCTAAAATGTCTCTCTTTTTTAATATCGAAGTGATGTACAATGACGTTCAATGTTGAAATGTGAGTTACAATTTAAGTTCTGAAACTGTTCATTAATAACATTATGTACCAGTGGTATGTGTTACTGTATAAAAAATAAgccttaaataaagaaaaaaaaagtgcTGATAAAAGCAGTAAATTTGTTACGTTTAGCCACAGGGACGTGGCAAGAATTTGTTTAACCAatagtatgtatataaatatttcagtatttaatatatgaatatgCATACAAgctgttggttaaaaaaattgtgCCAGATCCCTGTGCAGTTAGCGATTGATAGTTTTCATTCTTTTCCGTTAATACCGTTATAACTGATGTTCAACTGCAAATAACCTGCTTCGCTACGCTATTCCTGAAGTTCATTTTAATACGTTCTGTTTTTTACACAAAAGCACTAACGCATTCTTTCGCAAAACTCTGATCTTTATTCGTTTTCATGACAAAGTTTGCGCTATCTATCTACACGCTATAACAATCACATTTATTATTTGTTCCattgtttataaacaaaaaagAAGCCAATAAGCGCATTTTTTCCAATTTAATCTactatcatatttttttctccgTCGTCAAATTGCTACGCTATTCCTGAAGTTCATTTTAAAACGTTCTGTTTTTTACACAAAAGCACTAACGCATTCTTTCGCAATACACTGATCTTTATTCGTTTTCATGACAAAGTTTGCGCTCGGCACACTTCGGGATGGGGGCACTTAGATTGTAGTCATCACTGAGCATTCGCTCCTCCCGTGAATATACTTCTGAAATTGAAGATTCGACTGAAAAGTCCCTTTCCCATAGAGATGAAACCACCGATTCTGGATCCGATTGTCTTAACTGCTGCCGGAGACTGTGTTGTTGTTTCAGCCCCTGCGGTTTTTGctgtaaaataataaatcgaCACATTTTATTTAGTTTAATCGTTAATTTAGAAATATGTATCATGTAAATGTTTTCATAAATTTAATTGAGTAGTCTTTTTCATGGAGTTGGACAATGGACATAAGCTACTCAAGTCCTTTTCTGAATTTTaagttttttgttattttgtgttgtatcCCGTCTAGGTCGAACCAGAagtcaaaaaagaaaaaaagaaaactttggtgaaaaatatttggtgggatataaaaatttaaaaagaaaacatggaAAGTTAGATATTAAGAGTAATTGAATGTCGAAAATTCCTACAAAAGTAGAGGTGGAAGCTATGGTACCTAGTATTTTAGTTCCAGTCGTCAAGAAATGCATTgttcaaaaacaatttaattaattacttatcaaatgtaaattttgtttaaatgtttcCATCAaactaaatgatattttataaaattgaaaaataaatcgataaatattgttttacattttgtttgagATAACATTGATATGAAAAATTCTAAGATCTGAAAACAAGAAAGTACTTGCATGAATGCATGTGATATTCTAAAGATTTGAAAACAAGAAATACATGAATGCATGTGAAATATTCTGaacattttaaaaagataatacatGATTGCATGTGATATTCTAAGATTTGAAAACAAGAAATTACATGAATGCATGTGATATTCTAAGATTTGAAACCAAGAAAATACATGAATACATGTGATATTCTAAAATTTGAAACCAAGAAAATACATGAATACGTGCGCTATTCTAAAAatttaagaagaagaaaatacataataaatgcATGTGAGTGAtattcttaaaatttaaaaacaagaaaatacatGAATGTGATATTCTAGAAATTTAGAAACAAGATTCCCACTCACCTGATAGGAACCAGAATCCATCAGTGACCTGAACGAGAAGTACCATTACTACCAAAGAACACAACAGGACTTTCCTAGGCTGCATGTCTAAGGCTTCTTTATCAGCCGCTTAGAGAGGTCTTTCTACGCCAAGGTTTAGGTAAGTATATAGAAACGGCGTCAATACTTATATCACTTAGTAAGCGATTCAGACATCAATCATTTTGTGGTTGTCAATTTCAAAATCATGTGACGCTGCGTTGACTAATACTCGTGTTTCAACGTGTTTCTAATACCCGACAATACCGATATGGAATTCAATGAGTTCAGCAGAATTATCAAAGATGAATCCTTGAATTAATACCCCACCCCCCACCGGATGCGACATGACACGAAAAGAAAACCAGTTATTTTGTCACACTTATCCTATTAATTAACGCAATAATTGCATCATTTATAGGGTATCCTTAGGTAGGCCTATATTCACAAACAACTTGTTCCGTTTTCCGGGTTTAATGCCCTTTAAGCATCCAGGATGAACTGTAGTAGACGGTTCACGAATGGACAAGCAAGCGTTACCAAAAGATATGTTGTCAAATGAGCATTGAGATCATCATTCTTCAGCAAAGATCGTCAACGATAGAAGAAATCTATTTTATCTCAAAATACCTCCTTCGTTTTAGTAATCATTGAAGACAACATTCGATCCCACTAACAAAAGGTTCCGTTTTAATTGTCTTCTAAAACTAGCGTCTTGTGGGATAATTGTTTTGATGGTTCTTCGGGACTGGTGGGAGGGATGAAACAATCATTTCCGTTCTTACTTCTTGAACAACTTGTAAGTTTTGCAATTGCGCTGCATAATtgctagctactgttgtagcggaaaagatatcaccttctgactgacttttccagccagaaggtgatatctttaccgctacaacagtagctacatAATTGCTAGAACtagatctacatgtactatatttTTGGGAAATTGACAAACATGTCCTTATAACTTTGAATCTCACATGTTTTAAATTTCCTTCCGTCAGAGTTGGGGATTTTGTTTTCTCAATAAAAAGAGTTCTTAATGAAAAAATCGAGGGAAGAAAAATGCATTGCGAGTAAGAAGCGCGGTTTCCGTTGTAAGCAAACTCGGCGCGTGTTTaagacacagggacctggcacgatttttttaaactaacagtatacatatatatatatattatagtatcaagggtatgaactcggcggtcgagaaaaacggacctatttttttaaaccgtgattATCTTAATAAATGgattatatacaacattgacgaaTATcgtaccttaaagagaaataatttatctttccattgaatgcttgatgaacaaaattggccaagtattgacgaagttatggcttgatgaatcgggaaatttacgaaaaatatgctaggtagacatttccctgtccggtcgaaatgtcgtcttggctctaatgggcacctcaaaaaccaagccaaaatcacaaaatctacgctgtggtggtaaacagtacccataactgtgttcatccacaatctcatttggaggtgtcatgacctgtactttgtagaaactccatttaaacatcgtgttgctcacttactttaaccgtcgccgtcatgttcatttttctctcggaactcTTCTCGGCTTTACTTATCATGACtatattatgcaaattatgtaatgttgtgcttgtgcgtaaactcgagaagcgttccgaataACAagtgaacatggcggtgacggttaaagcaAGTGAGCTACACCACAGGGTcatggcacgaaaatttttaaccaatagtgtacatatatatatattatagtataatatatatatatgtatgctattggttaaaaattttcgtgccaggtccctgtggttttaGAACAGAAAAAAAGCATGGACACACTGTGATcaatgtcaaaggtcaaa is a genomic window of Argopecten irradians isolate NY chromosome 10, Ai_NY, whole genome shotgun sequence containing:
- the LOC138333769 gene encoding ARL14 effector protein-like, which codes for MEDRRADRQRSCKNKAKPTAPNQTNGSDKKSTQEAHPAGMEEDNTNSNDGTGSDDGNTVTKQLRMLTFANPGKFMDNFDPERSAREMRKMNRRIYRENIRKNQLYDETGVLLDNSLDLCDCLDMECEGCHFPCPKCGSEKCGTECRCCRKWFYEHVEVEGTNLTLKWPIPAQTPTTTS
- the LOC138333770 gene encoding proline-rich protein HaeIII subfamily 1-like; the encoded protein is MVYLQLDMTLKQVFRFSVLALILLIPSTCGFLFRKKAPEVASTPAPAYGYYPPSPYMMGPAPWQQGPYRDPGPSPYPPGPNRMGPGPNRMGPGPNRMGPGPGPNRMGPGPGPNRMGPPGRFPPGPPNRMGPGPGPRPYPPPGPYPPPGPYPPPGPYPSPGPYPPPGPYGPYQQGPYPMGPNMYQGWPGQHSSPTTQPQVPKKGFFRSIGRVFSSVFSFANIFSSSPKG